The proteins below come from a single Mycobacterium parmense genomic window:
- a CDS encoding cytochrome P450 — translation MDAETAWAEAMKFENRPNPYPYFKELRKTPVARVADKTYAVTGYPELLALAHDPRISSDIGRSPANFGVDKPEPEPGSEHMQSYGRERSIIVSDPPDHDRARRQVMRHFGPPHSPGVIPAMEPLVVRLADDLLDNARGGSRLDVVADFAYPIPVAVICKILGVPAADEPTFHAWIFDFMMGLDLGPQGATDEGRALAEKGRAGSAALLAYLGDLLDGYVRTPGEGLLSKLVHDDGPDGPMSVREATSNAMLLLVAGHDSTVNTIANCVMTLLRNPGCWDLMRERPELLPRAIEEVQRLQSAVQFFPSRSATADIEIGGTVIPAGSAVYLVYAAANRDPRRFDDPDRFDPLREDNQHFGWGSGIHTCMGGPLARLEVNLALEAFLRRVESPKLVVDPPPYRHSQIFRGPRQLWVDFAAVV, via the coding sequence TGAAGTTCGAAAACCGCCCGAACCCCTACCCCTACTTCAAGGAGCTGCGCAAAACGCCGGTGGCCAGGGTGGCCGACAAGACCTACGCCGTCACCGGGTATCCCGAGTTGCTCGCACTGGCCCACGACCCGCGAATCAGCTCCGACATCGGCCGCAGCCCAGCGAATTTCGGGGTCGACAAGCCCGAACCCGAGCCGGGCAGCGAGCACATGCAGTCCTACGGCCGCGAGCGCAGCATCATCGTCTCCGATCCGCCCGACCACGACAGGGCCCGCCGCCAGGTGATGCGCCACTTCGGCCCGCCGCACTCGCCCGGCGTGATACCAGCCATGGAGCCCCTCGTGGTGCGGCTGGCCGACGACCTGCTGGACAACGCCCGCGGGGGTTCGCGGCTGGATGTGGTGGCGGACTTCGCCTACCCGATTCCCGTCGCGGTGATCTGCAAGATCCTCGGCGTGCCCGCCGCCGACGAGCCGACCTTCCACGCCTGGATCTTCGACTTCATGATGGGCCTCGACCTGGGCCCGCAGGGCGCCACCGACGAGGGCCGCGCCCTGGCCGAGAAAGGCCGTGCGGGCAGCGCCGCGCTGCTCGCCTACCTGGGCGACCTGTTGGACGGGTACGTGCGGACCCCCGGCGAGGGGCTGCTGTCCAAGCTGGTGCACGACGACGGACCCGACGGCCCGATGTCGGTGCGGGAGGCGACGTCCAACGCCATGCTGCTGCTGGTCGCCGGGCACGACTCGACGGTCAATACGATCGCCAACTGCGTGATGACGCTGCTGCGCAATCCGGGCTGCTGGGATTTGATGAGAGAGCGCCCGGAGTTGCTCCCGCGTGCCATCGAAGAGGTCCAGCGGCTGCAGTCGGCGGTGCAGTTCTTCCCCAGCCGCAGCGCCACCGCCGACATCGAGATCGGCGGGACGGTGATTCCCGCGGGGTCGGCGGTGTATCTCGTCTACGCCGCGGCCAACCGCGATCCGCGGCGGTTCGACGACCCGGACCGGTTCGATCCGCTACGCGAGGACAACCAGCATTTCGGTTGGGGCAGCGGCATTCACACCTGCATGGGTGGTCCGCTGGCGCGCCTCGAGGTGAATCTGGCGCTGGAGGCGTTTCTGCGGCGGGTCGAATCGCCGAAGCTGGTGGTCGACCCGCCGCCGTATCGGCACAGTCAGATCTTCCGCGGGCCGCGACAGCTCTGGGTGGACTTCGCCGCGGTCGTCTGA